In one Balaenoptera ricei isolate mBalRic1 chromosome 20, mBalRic1.hap2, whole genome shotgun sequence genomic region, the following are encoded:
- the RCVRN gene encoding recoverin, with protein sequence MGNSKSGALSKEILEELRLNTRFTEEELSTWYQSFLKECPSGRITRQEFQTIYSKFFPEADPKAYAQHVFRSFDANSDGTLDFKEYVIALHMTSACKTNQKLEWAFSLYDVDGNGSISKNEVLEIVTAIFKMISPDDVKHLPEDENTPEKRAEKIWGFFGKKDDDKLTEKEFIEGTLANMEILRLIQFEPQKVKEKFKEKKP encoded by the exons ATGGGGAACAGCAAAAGCGGAGCCCTGTCCAAGGAGATCCTGGAGGAGCTGCGGCTGAACACCAGGTTCACGGAGGAGGAGCTCAGTACCTGGTACCAGTCCTTCCTGAAGGAGTGCCCCAGTGGCCGCATCACCCGGCAGGAGTTCCAGACCATCTACTCCAAGTTCTTCCCTGAGGCCGACCCCAAGGCCTACGCCCAGCACGTGTTCCGCAGCTTTGATGCCAACAGCGATGGCACCTTGGACTTCAAGGAGTATGTCATCGCCCTGCACATGACCAGCGCGTGCAAGACCAACCAGAAGCTGGAGTGGGCCTTCTCCCTCTACGATGTAGATGGCAACGGGAGCATCAGCAAGAACGAGGTGCTGGAGATCGTCACG GCTATTTTCAAGATGATCAGTCCTGATGACGTGAAGCATCTTCCGGAAGATGAGAACACCCCGGAGAAGCGAGCTGAGAAGATCTGGGGTTTCTTTGGCAAGAAAGATGATG ATAAACTTACAGAGAAAGAGTTCATCGAGGGAACCCTAGCCAATATGGAAATTCTGCGACTGATCCAATTTGAGCCACAGAAAGTGAAGGAGAAGTTTAAGGAAAAGAAACCCTGA